Part of the Lolium rigidum isolate FL_2022 chromosome 6, APGP_CSIRO_Lrig_0.1, whole genome shotgun sequence genome, GATTACTAATTGCCGAATCCATTTCTTCTCCGAACAATCAAGAGACAACATACGTGCTAAAAAAACTCAAAATCGAGATTAAGATGTAGGCAGGGAGGAAAAACTGCCTGATGCCGGACTCCTCGTTGTCTGCAGGGCTTCGCGGGCACGCCTCCATGCGCTCGGTCGCAGCGACCTCGTGCTCTTCACGTCGTAGACGATGAACTCCCCGCTTCGTGAGCACGCTCGTCGGCGGCGACCCGGCGGCCTACTCCTCGCGTGCAAGCCTCCATGTGCCGTCACCGGCGGCCTCGACGGCTCCTCTTCGCGCGGAAGCCTCCATATGCGCTCACCGGCTGCACCATCTCCGATGCGTGCTCGTCGGAGCCCCTCTCCGCGGCGTCCTCCCCTCACCGCGGCGTGCTTGGCCGCGCCCCTCTCAGCAGCCTGCTCGGTGGTGCCCCTCTTCgtggcggcggcctcctcccCTCTCTGTGGCGTGCTCCAGAGTGGCGCTGCAGCGCTGCGGCGCCTGTCCGATGCGACGCTCCGACGCCCCGACGCCGCTCCGGTGAAGCCATGCGGCGCACCATGTCCCCCCGGCGCGATGCAGCTCCGTAGTGGGCTAGGGAAAGGGAGAGGGAGTTGTGTGGCTGAGAGAGAGGCTCACGACGGGATAAGGCTCGGACTAATAAACCAGATAAGGTGAGAAATGGTTCGGTTGCTACAAGAGACGGACGCGATTTGCACGAATCCTGACGCGCCGCACGCGAGTGCAGTTTGTGCGGCGCCTTTGGCTAGATTTTCccaacaataaatttagaagtttatgatactactctataatagcacccactatagagataatatcatagacaaatatcatatgcatgatactagtatatgatactatgcactatgaccagccttagagtACTACATGCATGCTCTCAAgtatcaacaaacacaacacaccCCTCGATCAAATTAATCTTGAACACTGTTAATGCTGCGCCGTTGCTGCGATGGCAGAAGTTCTTCGTACACAATCGCACGCATAACGCCTAGTATGCAGATGGAGACGATCCTAGCTAGCACTGGTCGCTCTGcttgatggaggaggaggaggtgagcgCGACAAGAAGATCGACGAAGGCGCCCACGATGAGTCCGTGGGTCTTCTTGCCGTTGGCCCTGAGGTACCACCCTAGCATCTCCTCCAGCCACCCCCAGTCGTCCACGCCATTGGCTCCTTGGCTCAGCACCATCTCCTCCATCGACCGCCGGAAGTCCCCATATGGATCCGTCGAGTGGATGGCCATCGCCCTCGCACCGCCGAACGCTACCGCGTGGGCGCTGCTCGAGTTGTTCACGATGGAGCTCGTCGCCTCGGGTTCGAAGAAGAGGCGGCTTGACGACCGGATCCCACGGATGATCAACTCGTCCGCCTCGCTCACCGGCGCCGATGTAGAAGCAGACGAGTCGatggtggagaagaaggagcgCTCGTCGTTGCAGTAGGCCGGGTTAGTTATCACCCTTGTCTTGCAGTCCTTGCGCGTTGATGAAACCTCGCCATCGTAGCCGTCATCGGTCCTG contains:
- the LOC124664804 gene encoding transcription repressor OFP13-like, which produces MSTASSSTTTSWQWPSCAQARTMSFGRTDDGYDGEVSSTRKDCKTRVITNPAYCNDERSFFSTIDSSASTSAPVSEADELIIRGIRSSSRLFFEPEATSSIVNNSSSAHAVAFGGARAMAIHSTDPYGDFRRSMEEMVLSQGANGVDDWGWLEEMLGWYLRANGKKTHGLIVGAFVDLLVALTSSSSIKQSDQC